In the Thermoplasmata archaeon genome, CCACTTCAGTGTTCATGGGTGTGACCGCAGCGGCTTTGCTGCCTGCTTACTTCTATTCCCTTTACTGCGAGAAACCTATCAAATTCGTTGCAGTATCTAGTATAGTGGTTGGAACCGTATCATATCTGTTCTCTGCGTTGTTCCTCAATGCCGGAACGTGCATATTCCTGCCCATCTGTAAGCTGATAACCGGTACCAATGTTCTGTTCCCAGACACCACATTGGCCTATCTGGATCCGTTGATGATCGCATTACCTCTCTCGACCATCACATTGGTACTTGCGATATTAGTAAAGAAAAAAGAACCAAATACCATGACCTGCAATAACGTGTGAGGGCAAGACCATGGACCCTGAGATGGACAGAGGCGTACTCGGATTCGAAGAAAAACACTTGATCGCTATAATGATGTTCCTATCGATCAACGGGGAATGTCAGAAGATAGAGGTTTACAGGAACGTATCGTCAAATCCGCGTATACCTGATAAGCTTGACCGTCTCGAGTCCATGGGCCTGATCACCCAAGAGCCTATGGAGAAATCCCGTGCCATCAACATAGTTCTGACTTCCAAGGGAAGAAAGGTCGCCAAAATGCTGATGGAATTGGATGCACTCCTCAAAGATTGATTAAGTAGGATTAGGCCGATTCGGTCTTCATGCTCAACAAGGTCTTGGAACTCAGTAACGTCTCTGTCGTCAGAGACGGAAGGTACATACTGAGTTCCATCGACCTTGAACTGCAAAAAAGTGAGAATCTAGCGATCATAGGGCCTAATGGGTCGGGGAAGACGACACTGGTCCAATTGCTCTACGGGAATATCTACCCCTACTACGATGAGGAACATCCATCGATTCTGCGCATATTCGGACAGGACAGACGCAATCTATTCGAATTCCGCAAACATGTGGGCCTGGTATCGATGGATCTTCAGAACTTGTTCGGAGCCGATACAACAGTTTATGAAGTGATATGTTCAGGTTTCTTCAGCAGTCTGGACGTGTTCGTTGACCGTACCGTTACCGAGGAGATAGATTCGAAAGTGATCTCATCAGCTACGCTCATAGGTGTCGATAATCTCCTGGATAGGCCCGTTTCAAATCTGTCTTTGGGAGAGATGAGGCGTGTCCTCATAGCAAGGGCTTTGGTCAATGAACCCGAGATGCTGATCTTGGATGAACCCATGACCGGTCTTGACATCTCCATGAGATCTAAGTTCAGATCCATGCTAGACATCCTGTCCAGACAGGGGATAAATATCATCCTGGTGACTCATGACCTTTCAGATATACCTCCTTCCATAGATCACGTAGTAGCACTGAAAGAAGGGACGATCCTAGCTGAAGGCTCCAAGAAAGATGTCCTGAAGGATGACATAATTTCCGAACTATACGGAGAAAGTATTAAGGTCATAGAAGATAACGGGACATATCAGATGCTGGTAGTAGGAGGTGAATGATATTAGGCACGTTTGTACTGGATGCGGTTCAGAGATTCCGGAGGGGCAGGATTTCTGCTATGTTTGCGGAGCCTGGACCAAGAACTCTCTGATCATCGATG is a window encoding:
- a CDS encoding ATP-binding cassette domain-containing protein, which gives rise to MLNKVLELSNVSVVRDGRYILSSIDLELQKSENLAIIGPNGSGKTTLVQLLYGNIYPYYDEEHPSILRIFGQDRRNLFEFRKHVGLVSMDLQNLFGADTTVYEVICSGFFSSLDVFVDRTVTEEIDSKVISSATLIGVDNLLDRPVSNLSLGEMRRVLIARALVNEPEMLILDEPMTGLDISMRSKFRSMLDILSRQGINIILVTHDLSDIPPSIDHVVALKEGTILAEGSKKDVLKDDIISELYGESIKVIEDNGTYQMLVVGGE